One genomic region from Sulfuriflexus mobilis encodes:
- a CDS encoding DoxX family protein, giving the protein MQKFSNLAGRILIAQIFLLAGINKISGYAGTQGYMEAMGIPGALLPLVIVLEVGGGLALIAGWQTRLVSLALAGFSIVSAIIFHADFADQTMMIMFMKNFAIAGGLLVLAARDMKDTISIDNRLLTRANG; this is encoded by the coding sequence ATGCAAAAATTCAGTAATCTGGCAGGACGTATACTCATCGCGCAGATATTCCTTTTGGCCGGGATTAATAAGATCAGTGGCTATGCCGGTACACAGGGCTATATGGAGGCCATGGGGATACCGGGCGCCCTGCTGCCGCTGGTTATCGTGCTCGAGGTCGGTGGTGGCCTCGCCCTGATTGCCGGATGGCAGACACGCCTGGTTTCGCTGGCACTGGCTGGATTCAGTATTGTTTCGGCAATCATCTTCCATGCGGATTTTGCCGACCAGACCATGATGATCATGTTCATGAAGAACTTTGCCATTGCCGGTGGCCTGTTGGTGCTCGCTGCGCGTGACATGAAGGACACCATCAGCATCGACAATCGTCTGCTGACACGGGCAAATGGCTGA
- a CDS encoding DUF6316 family protein, whose translation MGYTKRNQEGKNMNTAMKWDTVLRDGERQTTAFRSQRLFTINNSWYFNTREGIDHGPFISRAVAVLAIESYIRQQQSTNKKSIHHTAAIYDRLKKEA comes from the coding sequence ATGGGCTATACAAAACGTAACCAAGAGGGAAAGAATATGAACACTGCGATGAAATGGGACACAGTACTGCGCGATGGTGAGAGACAGACAACAGCATTTCGATCACAGCGCTTATTCACGATAAATAACAGCTGGTACTTCAATACGCGTGAAGGGATTGATCACGGCCCCTTCATAAGCAGGGCAGTTGCTGTACTTGCCATCGAATCCTATATTCGACAGCAGCAGTCCACTAACAAAAAATCGATCCATCATACTGCAGCCATATATGATCGCCTCAAGAAGGAAGCATGA
- a CDS encoding glutathione S-transferase family protein yields MSLLIKGRLREDWLESEQEDGEFVRKDSQFRNWVTVDGEPGPSGEGGFRAEPGRYHLYISHACPWAHRTLIFRALKKLEEIISISVVHPYMGKQGWTFAEYPGATADSENGFDYLHEVYALAEPDYSGIVTVPVLWDKQRKTIVNNESSEIIRMLNSAFDEWADTRVDLYPDELRDDIDTINAFIYDNINNGVYRTGFSTTQDSYEKNLERLFNALDKIEYHLKHQRYLVGEHITEADWRLFTTLLRFDPVYVGHFKCNLRRIMDYPNLSNYLRDLYQHPGIASTTNMEHIKVHYYTSHDSINPTGIVPKGPVLDYAAPHDRDRFVS; encoded by the coding sequence ATGAGCCTGTTAATAAAAGGTCGCTTACGTGAAGACTGGCTGGAATCAGAACAAGAGGACGGTGAATTCGTTCGTAAGGACTCACAGTTTCGCAACTGGGTGACCGTGGATGGTGAACCCGGGCCAAGCGGTGAAGGCGGCTTCAGGGCCGAGCCTGGTCGTTACCACCTGTATATTTCCCATGCCTGTCCGTGGGCGCATCGCACGCTTATTTTTCGTGCGCTAAAAAAACTCGAAGAGATTATTTCCATCTCCGTCGTGCATCCTTATATGGGCAAGCAAGGCTGGACGTTTGCAGAATACCCCGGGGCAACTGCCGATAGTGAGAATGGTTTTGATTACCTGCACGAGGTCTATGCCCTGGCCGAACCTGACTACTCAGGTATTGTCACCGTGCCGGTATTATGGGACAAACAACGCAAGACTATCGTCAATAATGAATCGTCCGAGATCATTCGCATGCTTAATAGTGCCTTTGACGAATGGGCGGATACGCGTGTTGATTTATACCCGGATGAATTACGCGACGATATCGATACTATAAATGCATTCATTTATGACAACATCAATAACGGTGTATACCGCACAGGTTTTTCCACCACACAGGACAGCTATGAAAAAAACCTTGAACGGCTTTTCAATGCGCTGGATAAAATCGAATATCATCTCAAGCATCAGCGTTACCTGGTTGGCGAGCATATAACCGAAGCCGACTGGCGATTATTTACAACGCTGCTACGTTTTGACCCGGTATATGTAGGTCACTTCAAATGCAATCTGCGCCGCATTATGGATTACCCTAACCTGTCAAACTACCTGCGTGATCTTTATCAGCACCCCGGTATCGCGAGCACTACTAATATGGAGCATATCAAGGTGCATTATTACACCAGTCATGATTCCATTAATCCGACCGGCATCGTGCCGAAAGGCCCGGTGCTTGACTATGCTGCGCCGCATGATCGTGATCGATTTGTCTCTTGA
- a CDS encoding sensor histidine kinase, whose protein sequence is MNTATTKIQNDDDDMRVSIQREQTRLLYTAIPFSVVMTLFNAGLLSYIEWPFIQHSHVIVWMTMMIVIAIVRSGFAMAYARSTNSGALFWLQAFVVTTLINASIWGGAMIYLFPHNNIIGQALLAIITAGMAAGSITTLSYLRITGIGYISIILAPVAIQFYSEQHQYAFLLFILTILFYLTILASSLRMYRNTRQNIELSYKSHHDAIAIREAMILAERANEAKSRFLSSMSHELRTPLNAILGFSQILQIDTKNPLSREQDKHVKEIMVAGDHLLGLINKVLDLSYLEQGEFTVTLEDVSVLECTKESLSFVEKMAQKKGITIINNIKASHHVFADPLRLKEVLINLLGNAIKFNRVNGSVTLDSSVDGSNVCIEVRDTGIGIKATDIEELFKPFHRLDTVNNVDGTGIGLSLSQQLLHRMNGEIGVKSVHGEGSLFWVKLPASQP, encoded by the coding sequence GTGAACACTGCCACCACAAAAATACAGAACGATGACGATGATATGCGCGTGTCTATTCAACGTGAACAGACTCGGCTTTTATATACCGCGATACCGTTTAGTGTTGTCATGACCCTGTTCAATGCTGGCTTACTCTCTTATATCGAATGGCCATTTATCCAGCACAGCCATGTAATCGTCTGGATGACAATGATGATTGTTATCGCCATCGTGCGCTCTGGCTTTGCCATGGCTTATGCACGAAGTACTAACTCTGGTGCATTATTCTGGTTACAGGCATTTGTCGTTACCACGTTAATCAATGCGAGTATCTGGGGCGGGGCGATGATCTACCTGTTTCCCCATAACAATATTATCGGCCAGGCATTATTAGCAATTATTACAGCCGGCATGGCTGCGGGAAGTATCACTACCCTTTCTTATCTGCGCATAACGGGTATTGGCTATATCAGTATTATACTTGCACCAGTGGCCATACAATTTTATTCTGAACAACACCAGTATGCCTTTCTGTTATTTATATTGACTATCTTATTTTACCTGACAATCTTGGCCAGCTCATTGAGGATGTACAGAAACACACGCCAAAATATTGAGTTGAGTTACAAGAGTCATCATGATGCCATTGCCATTCGTGAGGCCATGATATTGGCGGAACGGGCTAACGAGGCAAAATCACGTTTTCTTTCAAGCATGAGTCACGAATTGCGCACGCCACTGAATGCAATCTTGGGTTTCTCACAAATATTACAAATAGATACGAAAAACCCATTAAGCAGGGAACAGGACAAACATGTAAAAGAAATCATGGTTGCCGGCGATCATTTGCTAGGTTTGATTAATAAAGTCCTGGATCTTTCTTATCTGGAACAAGGCGAATTTACCGTGACGCTTGAAGATGTCAGTGTCTTAGAGTGCACAAAAGAAAGTCTGTCGTTTGTCGAAAAAATGGCCCAGAAAAAGGGCATTACCATCATTAACAATATCAAAGCATCGCACCATGTGTTCGCTGATCCGCTACGTTTAAAGGAGGTCTTGATAAATCTTTTAGGTAATGCAATCAAGTTCAATCGAGTTAACGGCAGCGTAACGCTGGACTCAAGTGTCGATGGTAGCAATGTCTGTATTGAGGTCCGTGACACGGGTATAGGCATAAAAGCCACTGACATTGAGGAATTGTTCAAACCATTTCACCGGCTCGATACCGTAAATAATGTTGATGGCACCGGTATTGGCCTGAGCCTTAGCCAGCAGCTCCTGCATCGTATGAACGGAGAAATAGGTGTTAAAAGCGTGCACGGGGAGGGTAGCCTGTTCTGGGTGAAGTTGCCTGCGAGCCAGCCCTGA
- a CDS encoding GlcG/HbpS family heme-binding protein, which yields MRKKKINKMLLTIGLLVFCNVLYAKDEAVLYSFKSLSVELADKAAWAALKNCREKGYSVAVAVVDRGGNLQAFLRDRFAGPHTTETAIRKAWTANSFHQSTADLADFLKRGIIPNQVQHNPGALLVGGGLLFRHQGAIIGGIGVSGAPPGKSEKNSIDGACAQVGINAIQEEVDFSE from the coding sequence ATGAGGAAAAAGAAAATTAATAAGATGTTGTTAACGATAGGCTTGCTGGTTTTTTGCAATGTTCTATATGCCAAAGATGAAGCAGTTTTATATTCATTCAAGTCGCTGTCTGTCGAACTGGCCGATAAGGCCGCCTGGGCGGCGCTGAAAAACTGCCGGGAGAAGGGCTATTCGGTTGCCGTGGCCGTGGTCGACAGGGGCGGTAACCTGCAGGCATTTCTGCGTGACAGGTTTGCCGGGCCACATACCACCGAGACCGCTATCAGGAAGGCATGGACGGCGAATAGCTTTCATCAATCAACCGCAGACCTGGCCGATTTCCTGAAAAGAGGAATTATCCCGAACCAGGTGCAGCATAACCCGGGGGCCCTGTTGGTTGGCGGGGGACTACTCTTCCGTCACCAAGGGGCGATTATTGGCGGCATTGGTGTCTCGGGTGCACCACCGGGAAAGTCCGAGAAAAACAGCATCGATGGGGCCTGTGCCCAGGTAGGGATAAACGCCATCCAGGAAGAGGTTGATTTTTCTGAGTAA
- a CDS encoding LysR family transcriptional regulator → MNPPRVSLEQWRALQAVVDNGGFAQAAKALHRSQSSVSYTVAKLQEQLGIAVLRIEGRKAILTDEGQVLLRRARQLVQEAVELEQFADSLEQGWETEVRLVVDAAFPTRLLMCALNRFAPRSQGSRVQLNEAVLSGAEEALEQGSADLVIGANVPPGFLGEPLIDIDFIAVSHTNHPLQQLGRLITTSDLERELQIVIRDSGGRQRRDVGWLGAEHRWSVSSIETASTAVLEGLGYCWLPEHSICQQLEAGRLKPLPLREGGSYKATLYLVYGQPGEPGPGTRLLAELLREAMVA, encoded by the coding sequence ATGAACCCTCCACGCGTATCCCTTGAGCAATGGCGCGCCCTACAGGCGGTGGTTGATAACGGCGGCTTTGCCCAGGCCGCCAAGGCCCTGCATCGCAGCCAGTCGTCCGTCAGTTACACCGTGGCAAAGTTACAGGAACAGCTGGGGATTGCGGTGCTGCGTATCGAGGGGCGCAAGGCGATCCTCACCGACGAGGGTCAGGTGCTGCTGCGCCGGGCCAGACAGCTCGTGCAAGAGGCCGTCGAGCTGGAACAATTCGCCGATAGCCTGGAGCAGGGCTGGGAGACAGAGGTACGGCTCGTCGTCGATGCCGCCTTTCCCACACGGTTACTCATGTGCGCCTTAAACCGTTTCGCTCCACGCAGTCAGGGTAGCCGTGTGCAACTCAATGAGGCCGTGTTGTCCGGTGCCGAAGAGGCGCTGGAACAGGGCAGTGCCGATCTCGTTATTGGCGCCAATGTACCACCCGGTTTTCTCGGCGAACCCTTGATCGATATCGATTTCATCGCTGTTTCCCATACTAACCATCCCTTACAACAACTCGGGAGGCTGATCACGACCTCTGACCTGGAGCGGGAGCTACAGATTGTTATCCGTGATTCTGGGGGTCGACAACGGCGTGATGTCGGTTGGCTCGGTGCCGAACACCGCTGGAGTGTCAGCAGCATAGAAACAGCAAGCACAGCCGTGCTTGAAGGCCTCGGTTATTGCTGGCTGCCCGAACACAGTATTTGTCAGCAACTTGAAGCGGGCCGGCTTAAACCATTGCCCTTGCGCGAAGGTGGCAGCTATAAGGCAACGCTGTACCTTGTGTATGGTCAACCGGGTGAACCCGGACCGGGAACTCGCCTGCTGGCTGAATTGCTACGTGAGGCAATGGTCGCATAA
- a CDS encoding DUF6629 family protein, whose amino-acid sequence MCFSATASFTASALLLPVGVYCLHEARQAKKPYWLLAVMPLLFAIQQFLEGQRWLAVQAHQPASKWRCRFNKYTFAANRVCERQACRMQE is encoded by the coding sequence ATGTGTTTTTCCGCTACCGCAAGTTTTACCGCGAGCGCCTTGCTACTGCCGGTCGGGGTCTATTGTCTACATGAGGCACGGCAGGCGAAAAAACCCTACTGGCTGCTGGCCGTCATGCCCCTGTTGTTTGCCATTCAGCAATTCCTCGAGGGTCAGCGCTGGCTTGCCGTCCAAGCCCATCAGCCTGCGTCAAAATGGCGGTGCCGATTCAATAAGTATACTTTCGCCGCTAATAGGGTGTGCGAACGACAGGCTTGTCGCATGCAGGAGTAA
- a CDS encoding Crp/Fnr family transcriptional regulator: MTDIVKVSPAMIGTIEVFRQLSQQQRESLSPLLKARKYLANEHIISRGDDSKDVFFIVSGMVRVTSYTAGGKEVSFRDMSAGQMFGELSAIDGQSRSADVLALTESVLVVTPPDTFMRILRDYPDVTELILRQLTRLVRSLGDRVIEFSALSVKSRIHAEILRLAKKNILDDNSAEIVPAPTHLDIANRISTHREAVSREFSELSRSGILQRADGKLIIYDMARLEGLLDEVKSGP; encoded by the coding sequence ATGACGGATATTGTAAAGGTATCTCCAGCCATGATCGGTACGATCGAGGTATTTCGGCAACTGTCGCAGCAACAACGCGAATCACTGAGTCCCCTCTTGAAAGCCCGAAAATATCTAGCCAATGAACACATTATTTCACGAGGCGATGACTCGAAAGATGTCTTTTTTATCGTCAGCGGTATGGTCAGAGTGACCAGCTATACGGCTGGAGGCAAAGAAGTGTCTTTCCGGGATATGTCAGCGGGCCAGATGTTTGGTGAACTTTCAGCCATTGACGGCCAATCACGGTCTGCGGATGTGCTGGCCCTGACAGAGTCCGTACTGGTAGTGACGCCACCTGATACTTTCATGAGAATTTTACGTGACTACCCTGATGTGACCGAATTAATACTGCGACAGTTAACCAGGCTGGTCCGCAGTTTGGGCGATCGTGTTATTGAATTCAGTGCCCTGTCTGTAAAGAGCAGAATCCATGCCGAAATATTAAGACTCGCAAAAAAGAATATTCTGGATGATAACAGCGCAGAAATAGTACCTGCCCCGACGCATCTCGATATTGCGAATCGTATCAGTACACATAGAGAGGCGGTATCAAGGGAGTTCAGCGAACTATCCAGGAGTGGAATTCTACAGCGCGCAGACGGAAAGTTAATCATCTATGATATGGCACGATTGGAAGGTCTTCTCGATGAAGTAAAAAGTGGGCCTTAA
- a CDS encoding pseudouridine synthase: MDKPSGLLSVPGRGEDKQDCLISRAQIEFPELLIVHRLDMSTSGIIIMAFDKDTQRLLSDLFAQREVLKHYTAVVAGKLEHPVGLIDKPMICDWPNRPRQIIDFEKGKPAQTHYETIEYMPEHNTTRLMLTPVTGRTHQLRLHCQSIGHAILGDRLYASPEAMAGAERLLLHATSLSFAHPISGESILIESAPPF; the protein is encoded by the coding sequence TTGGATAAACCCAGCGGTCTGTTGTCGGTGCCCGGTCGTGGTGAGGACAAGCAGGACTGCCTTATCTCACGTGCCCAGATTGAATTTCCAGAACTACTCATCGTGCACCGGCTTGATATGTCGACGTCCGGGATAATCATCATGGCATTTGATAAAGACACACAGCGCTTACTGAGTGATCTCTTTGCACAACGTGAGGTGTTGAAACACTACACCGCAGTCGTGGCCGGTAAACTTGAACATCCTGTCGGCTTGATTGATAAGCCCATGATTTGTGACTGGCCAAACAGGCCGAGGCAAATCATAGATTTTGAAAAGGGCAAACCGGCACAAACCCACTATGAAACTATCGAATATATGCCGGAGCATAATACAACCCGTCTTATGCTGACACCGGTAACGGGGCGTACCCACCAACTTCGCCTGCATTGTCAGTCAATAGGGCATGCCATACTGGGTGACAGGTTATATGCCAGCCCCGAGGCGATGGCCGGGGCAGAACGTTTACTCCTGCATGCGACAAGCCTGTCGTTCGCACACCCTATTAGCGGCGAAAGTATACTTATTGAATCGGCACCGCCATTTTGA
- a CDS encoding pirin family protein, with protein sequence MTNTFTIRQSMETMEGDGVTVKRLMPIPQFMNFDPFVLWDHFELGAGAGFPDHPHRGFEAITYMFHGSMQHADNLGNHSTVMAGGAQRFTAGSGIVHSEMPAEHGNSSGIQLWINLPKSLKAIEAGYQQVDAQDIPERQIGKAVVRNIVGADAPVHLHTQVRYAEVLLDAGGNYREDIAEGLRGFVYVVSGRLAINGKAVVAGSACFMEKISELDVYAEQTSRFMLCFGRPHHEAIKQYGPFVD encoded by the coding sequence ATGACCAATACATTTACAATTCGTCAGTCAATGGAAACCATGGAAGGTGATGGCGTTACCGTCAAGCGCCTCATGCCGATCCCGCAGTTTATGAACTTTGATCCCTTCGTACTCTGGGACCATTTCGAGCTAGGTGCAGGCGCGGGTTTTCCGGATCACCCGCACCGTGGTTTCGAAGCCATCACCTATATGTTTCACGGCAGTATGCAGCATGCCGATAATCTTGGTAATCATTCAACCGTTATGGCGGGTGGCGCGCAACGTTTTACTGCTGGCAGTGGTATTGTGCATTCTGAAATGCCGGCTGAGCACGGCAATAGCAGTGGTATACAATTGTGGATCAATCTGCCGAAGAGCCTGAAGGCAATTGAAGCTGGCTATCAACAGGTCGATGCGCAGGACATCCCTGAACGACAGATCGGCAAGGCCGTGGTGCGCAATATCGTCGGTGCGGATGCCCCTGTTCACCTGCATACGCAGGTGCGTTATGCCGAGGTACTCCTTGATGCCGGTGGGAATTACCGGGAGGACATTGCCGAAGGCTTAAGGGGTTTTGTTTACGTGGTGAGTGGTCGGCTTGCGATTAACGGCAAGGCCGTGGTTGCAGGCAGTGCCTGCTTTATGGAAAAAATCTCTGAACTGGATGTGTATGCAGAACAAACCAGCCGGTTTATGCTCTGTTTCGGCAGGCCGCATCATGAAGCCATTAAACAGTACGGACCGTTTGTTGACTAA
- a CDS encoding methyl-accepting chemotaxis protein, with protein MSDTTTTTNGLNPLKWLAHLDVTSKFIVAMLVGMSLLAVLSEVILVKQQEKSFNQLLTSSDNIVAKMFEAQSEKSKDGLKTKAENLSVLLAAIAPAAIAEFELSALSDYANVVHKDKDISYVAILGNDGSPLATTGSKSGLGNNQFVKSKVMSEDLELGSVVIGYNFDKLNTDLSEVRQKSESDRAAMQAAKDDSLNTATFILIIALGVMIIATIGMVIMLFKWIVAQRLCLLEKNLRAISEGEGDLRRRLEVKGNDGIDRLGKYFNLFVEKIHTAITRVNDASIQLSAASQQMASITDESARAIAEQQSETTQVATAINEMAVTVVEVAKNASEAATAAHAADTEASSGKNVVNSSVASIQQLADDIENVAQVILQLKNDSISIGSVLDVIQGISEQTNLLALNAAIEAARAGEQGRGFAVVSDEVRTLAKRTQESTAEIQAMIEQVQNGAEKAVTAMEASRQQAQASVEKAIESGNSFETITAAIATINDMNSHIASAAEEQSAVAEEINKNISKISQIAESTAEGAGKTDISSTELSSLSSELSTLMTQFKI; from the coding sequence ATGTCAGACACAACTACAACAACAAATGGGTTAAACCCGTTAAAGTGGCTTGCTCACCTGGATGTTACTAGCAAATTTATTGTTGCTATGCTGGTCGGGATGAGTTTGCTGGCGGTCCTGAGTGAGGTCATATTGGTTAAGCAACAAGAAAAGTCATTTAACCAATTATTAACCTCTTCAGATAATATCGTTGCAAAAATGTTTGAGGCCCAGAGTGAAAAATCAAAAGACGGGCTAAAAACAAAGGCTGAGAATCTTTCTGTGTTGCTCGCTGCGATAGCGCCAGCAGCTATCGCAGAGTTCGAACTCAGTGCACTATCTGACTATGCCAATGTGGTGCATAAGGATAAAGACATTTCATATGTCGCGATACTAGGCAATGACGGCTCCCCGTTGGCAACAACGGGCAGTAAAAGTGGATTAGGCAATAATCAATTTGTTAAATCCAAGGTAATGTCAGAAGACCTGGAACTCGGCAGCGTTGTTATTGGTTACAACTTCGACAAGTTAAATACCGATTTATCTGAGGTTAGACAAAAAAGCGAGAGTGATCGGGCCGCCATGCAGGCGGCAAAGGATGATTCTCTGAATACTGCAACTTTCATATTAATTATTGCACTTGGTGTAATGATTATCGCGACCATTGGTATGGTTATCATGCTATTCAAATGGATCGTTGCGCAGCGTTTGTGTCTGCTGGAGAAGAATCTTCGCGCCATCTCGGAAGGTGAAGGTGACTTAAGGCGTCGCCTTGAAGTGAAGGGAAATGACGGCATTGATCGTTTGGGTAAATACTTTAATCTTTTTGTTGAGAAGATTCATACAGCTATTACGCGCGTGAATGATGCATCGATTCAACTCTCGGCCGCATCTCAACAGATGGCCTCTATCACGGATGAGTCAGCGCGGGCGATTGCCGAACAGCAATCTGAAACAACTCAGGTTGCTACAGCAATTAATGAAATGGCAGTAACGGTTGTTGAGGTGGCAAAGAATGCCTCCGAAGCCGCTACCGCTGCTCATGCTGCTGATACAGAAGCCTCCAGTGGCAAAAACGTGGTTAACAGCTCTGTTGCATCAATTCAGCAACTGGCTGATGATATAGAAAATGTGGCCCAAGTCATTTTACAACTCAAAAATGATAGCATCAGCATCGGTTCTGTACTTGACGTCATTCAGGGCATTTCTGAACAAACAAATTTACTCGCGCTGAATGCGGCTATTGAGGCAGCTCGCGCCGGTGAACAGGGGCGCGGTTTTGCTGTGGTCTCGGATGAAGTCCGCACGCTGGCAAAGCGTACCCAGGAATCGACTGCCGAGATTCAGGCCATGATTGAACAGGTGCAGAATGGGGCTGAAAAGGCGGTAACGGCTATGGAGGCGAGTCGTCAACAGGCACAGGCCAGTGTTGAAAAGGCCATTGAGTCAGGTAATTCATTCGAGACGATTACGGCGGCGATTGCAACCATCAATGATATGAACTCCCATATTGCCAGTGCGGCGGAAGAACAAAGTGCAGTAGCGGAAGAAATTAACAAAAATATTAGCAAAATCAGTCAAATCGCTGAAAGTACAGCTGAAGGTGCCGGGAAAACAGATATTTCCAGTACTGAATTATCCAGCCTGTCTTCTGAACTTTCGACATTGATGACGCAGTTCAAAATATAG
- a CDS encoding thioredoxin family protein: protein MKTGILLTCVISGFLAVALNTGRADEINPSQPADFQRLSHEAVDKKLPILVLFSSSDCDYCTVVIEEFINPILISGDYTDKVIIRVVDIDDGENVRDFTGRLVDSDTFATRYGIELTPTIVFLDARGHEISQRIMGLGTIDLYGGYLDAAIDDSLAIMQDS, encoded by the coding sequence ATGAAGACAGGTATATTACTGACATGCGTCATCAGTGGCTTTTTGGCAGTGGCGTTGAACACGGGCCGCGCCGATGAGATTAATCCTTCCCAACCTGCCGACTTCCAGAGGCTTTCCCATGAGGCCGTGGACAAGAAGCTGCCCATTCTGGTGTTGTTTTCGTCCAGCGACTGCGACTACTGCACGGTCGTCATAGAGGAGTTTATCAATCCCATACTGATTAGTGGCGATTATACCGACAAGGTCATTATTCGCGTGGTCGATATAGACGACGGCGAGAATGTACGTGATTTCACTGGAAGACTGGTCGATTCAGACACCTTTGCCACCCGTTACGGCATTGAACTCACACCAACCATTGTATTCCTCGATGCCCGGGGACATGAAATCAGTCAGCGCATCATGGGACTGGGCACAATTGACTTATATGGGGGTTATCTGGACGCAGCGATTGATGACTCGCTAGCTATTATGCAGGACTCTTGA
- the lexA gene encoding transcriptional repressor LexA: MSNVNYLIPKNNRPVWTPDLEALDIYAEPMTEIPVLGWVAAGQPVDLSEDDEHLSVPASMVRTNSYALRVRGHSMIDDNIQDGDVIVIEKRETAANGESVVAMINGETVTLKKFYVEKEGIRLQPANPEMEPIWLHNEEVQILGIVTGVIRQVGI; encoded by the coding sequence ATGTCAAACGTTAACTACTTGATTCCTAAGAATAACCGTCCGGTCTGGACACCCGACCTCGAGGCCTTGGATATCTATGCCGAGCCGATGACGGAGATCCCGGTTCTGGGTTGGGTCGCCGCGGGCCAGCCCGTCGATCTCAGCGAGGATGATGAGCACCTGAGTGTACCCGCCAGCATGGTGCGGACAAACAGCTATGCCCTGCGCGTACGTGGCCATTCCATGATTGATGACAATATTCAGGACGGTGACGTCATCGTTATTGAAAAACGGGAGACCGCGGCCAACGGTGAATCCGTGGTGGCCATGATCAACGGTGAAACGGTGACCCTGAAGAAGTTTTACGTTGAAAAAGAGGGCATTCGCCTGCAGCCGGCCAACCCCGAGATGGAGCCGATCTGGCTGCACAACGAAGAGGTTCAGATCCTCGGCATTGTCACCGGTGTGATTCGACAGGTGGGCATTTAG
- a CDS encoding DUF3530 family protein, whose protein sequence is MTVFRKLFMFTTVLVGLSVTALQAQAGADYAREKRWADEITPAIVVGEVVYLTQKNQHKFLAIQTEADEAKAGVVVVHGMGIHPDWGMINTLRERLADEGYTTLSIQMPVLAADASYKEYPQVFPEAAERLELAVAYLRQRGYKRIAIASHSNGTRMSRVYMANNPADVSAWASISMTQGDTYDGVTVPVLDIYGENDLPHVLSAVKKRKDSLKGNPASRQRLIPATDHFFAGKEEEMVKAVVKFLDSLNSLQR, encoded by the coding sequence ATGACTGTATTCAGAAAACTATTCATGTTTACCACTGTGCTAGTCGGCTTGTCCGTGACGGCCCTGCAGGCACAGGCAGGTGCAGATTATGCCCGCGAGAAACGTTGGGCGGATGAGATCACCCCAGCTATTGTCGTCGGTGAGGTTGTCTATCTGACACAGAAGAACCAGCACAAGTTTCTCGCAATACAGACCGAGGCCGACGAGGCAAAGGCAGGTGTGGTCGTTGTGCATGGCATGGGCATACATCCCGATTGGGGCATGATCAATACCTTACGTGAACGCCTGGCAGACGAGGGTTATACGACCCTCTCCATACAGATGCCGGTTCTCGCCGCAGACGCAAGTTATAAGGAATACCCACAAGTATTTCCTGAAGCGGCTGAACGTCTGGAGCTCGCAGTGGCTTACCTGAGGCAACGCGGTTATAAACGCATCGCTATTGCCTCACACAGTAATGGCACGCGCATGAGTCGCGTATATATGGCCAATAATCCTGCGGATGTCAGTGCCTGGGCCTCGATCAGCATGACGCAGGGTGATACCTATGATGGTGTTACGGTGCCGGTGCTGGATATCTATGGTGAAAACGACCTGCCGCATGTCTTATCCGCAGTAAAAAAACGTAAAGACTCTCTGAAGGGCAACCCTGCCTCAAGGCAGAGGCTTATTCCCGCCACGGATCATTTTTTCGCCGGTAAAGAAGAGGAGATGGTCAAGGCCGTGGTCAAGTTCCTGGATAGCCTGAATTCATTACAGCGATAA